The following proteins come from a genomic window of Bactrocera tryoni isolate S06 chromosome 1, CSIRO_BtryS06_freeze2, whole genome shotgun sequence:
- the LOC120766694 gene encoding sodium-independent sulfate anion transporter-like codes for MSSVETAEEFKTRSQIDQPVETQFNGSTEFVLITDHKSPKKGCNIGDFLESGVKNVFRKKTLYKRFPILTWLPRYTRNDAIGDVIAGITVGLTVIPQGLAYAGVAGLPTQFGLYGAFMGCFTYVLLGTCKDSTIGSTAIASLMVFQFAKGVWQLAILLTFLTGIIEILMALFRLTFIIEFVSGPVSAGFTSAVALIISTSQIKNILGIKNASGNTFLERWISMIKDINTIRVADTILGCSCVVILIIMRYVGRIKVGPKSDRKWRHVFATKLLWFLGVSRNAILVIVCAAVSMYLENEGKSYFRITGFVPAGLPEFGLPPFSIEATPANATSGASAVEAMNFTDMVGELGFGLLIVPLVALLENIAVCKAFAKGQPIDTTQEVLTIGIANVANSLFQGYRANGGLARSAVNNASGVRTPLGNFYIGLIVILALLFLTEFFYYIPQAVLAAIIISAVIFQLQYHVVLPMWRSKRSDLIPCFVAFIACLVLPLEIGILVAIGVNLLFILYHSARPKVRLETLETQDGIKFLQLTPDRCLIFPSVEFVRNLVLKFGNKTTLPVVIDCTYIYGADYTAAKVISSLIEDFKRRNQKIIFYNLKPNVVQIFDGLNISLTLCYNTDALTQALRENQNGAATKPPLENDVEAGIKRSSETLNSALTA; via the exons ATGTCAAGTGTTGAGACGGCGGAAGAGTTTAAGACGCGCTCTCAAATCGATCAGCCGGTGGAGACTCAATTCAATGGCTCCACGGAATTTGTACTCATTACTGATCATAAGTCACCGAAGAAGGGCTGCAACATCGGCGATTTCCTCGAGTCCGGCGTAAAGAATGTCTTCCGCAAGAAGACACTCTACAAGCGCTTTCCGATTTTGACCTGGCTACCACGTTACACACGTAACGACGCAATCGGCGATGTGATTGCCGGCATAACGGTCGGTTTAACGGTCATCCCGCAGGGTTTAGCCTACGCGGGCGTTGCTGGCTTGCCAACACAG TTCGGTCTTTATGGCGCCTTTATGGGATGCTTTACTTACGTTCTACTCGGCACTTGCAAGGACAGCACGATCGGTTCGACGGCCATCGCATCGCTTATGGTCTTCCAGTTTGCCAAAGGCGTATGGCAACTAGCGATATTACTCACCTTTCTTACCGGCATCATAGAAATACTTATGGCACTCTTTCGGCTGACTTTCATAATTGAGTTCGTATCGGGTCCAGTGAGTGCGGGTTTCACCAGCGCTGTCGCACTGATCATTTCCACGtcacaaatcaaaaatatactCGGTATTAAGAATGCGTCAGGTAATACATTTTTGGAGCGTTGGATTAGCATGATCAAGGATATTAATACCATACGCGTGGCCGACACTATACTCGGTTGCAGTTGTGTTGTCATTTTGATTATAATGCGTTACGTAGGACGTATTAAAGTCGGTCCGAAGAGTGATCGTAAATGGCGTCATGTTTTCGCAACCAAATTACTGTGGTTCTTGGGCGTTTCGCGCAATGCAATTCTGGTGATCGTTTGTGCTGCCGTTAGCATGTATCTGGAGAATGAGGGTAAAAGCTATTTCCGCATCACAGGTTTCGTACCGGCGGGACTGCCTGAGTTCGGTCTACCGCCCTTCTCTATTGAGGCAACACCAGCAAACGCCACTTCCGGAGCGTCAGCTGTCGAAGCTATGAATTTCACGGATATGGTGGGCGAGTTGGGTTTCGGTTTGCTCATTGTACCGCTCGTCGCTTTGTTGGAGAATATCGCCGTATGTAAGGCTTTTG CTAAGGGCCAACCTATTGATACAACTCAAGAGGTGCTCACCATAGGCATAGCAAATGTTGCGAACTCATTATTCCAAGGCTATCGCGCTAACGGCGGTCTCGCACGTTCGGCTGTCAACAATGCCAGTGGCGTACGCACCCCGTTAGGAAACTTTTACATCGGCTTGATTGTGATATTAGCTCTGCTCTTTTTAACGGAATTCTTTTACTACATTCCACAAGCGGTTCTAGCTGCTATTATCATTTCGGCGGTTATCTTCCAACTGCAATATCACGTGGTCTTGCCAATGTGGCGCAGTAAAC GCTCGGATTTGATTCCCTGTTTTGTTGCCTTTATTGCGTGTTTGGTTTTACCGTTGGAGATCGGCATCCTTGTTGCGATCGGTGTGAATCTTCTGTTTATTTTATATCACTCAGCACGACCCAAAGTGCGCTTGGAGACATTAGAa ACTCAGGATGGCATCAAATTCCTGCAGCTCACACCGGATCGTTGCCTCATCTTTCCTTCAGTTGAGTTTGTACGCAACCTGGTGCTGAAGTTCGGCAACAAAACCACACTGCCCGTGGTCATCGACTGCACGTACATCTATGGCGCCGACTACACTGCCGCCAAAGTGATCTCTTCTCTGATCGAAGATTTCAAACGCCgtaaccaaaaaattattttctataatttaaaaccaaatgttgtGCAAATCTTCGATGGTCTGAATATTAGCCTAACATTGTGCTACAACACTGACGCACTGACCCAGGCGCTGAGGGAGAATCAAAATGGCGCGGCGACGAAACCGCCCCTAGAGAATGATGTAGAGGCTGGTATAAAAAGAAGCAGCGAAACATTGAACTCAGCGCTTACTGCCTAA
- the LOC120782779 gene encoding sodium-independent sulfate anion transporter-like has protein sequence MKMCTVNSNVRTRNLEGCDNYGSDVTLDIPPGGLYTGSSDCIVDEADVNEQRDCCSATGDWLKDTAANVFRKKTLYKRLPILEWLPKYDRNDIVGDLVAGITVGLTVIPQGLAFAGITGLELQYGLYSCFMGCFIYVLFGTSKDVPVGPTAIAALLTFQIGRGDLVKTILLTFLTGIIEVLMGLLKLGFLIDFVSGPVSAGFTSAASLIIFTSQLKDLLVVNTAGDTLVDMWVSIVKDFRNISWNDSALGVSAVFLLLSMRAMTFIEIGPKEGKKSWQRVLQKTIWLIGTSRNAVLVVLVGMLGYHLLQSGIDIFRMVGYVPSGLPEFKVPAFSATTYTNTTSGELVEMNESFFDMVSSLGAGLIVIPLVSLLETTALIQAFAEGKPCDANQELIAIGLCNVGTSFAQGFRGNGPLARGAVLNASGVRTQMSNLYTGVIVIFALLYFTPAFYYVPKAALAAIIVSATIFMLQYRVVKPMWHSKRTDLIPGLGAFIACIVLPIQIGILVGMTINVIFILYSAARPKLRIETLEASNGIKYLMLTPDRCLIFPSVEFVRNVINKHGRKSTLPVVIDCTYIYGADFTAAKVVSMLIKDFETRNQKLYFYNLQARVAQVFEGLNKGLIVIYDAEHLEMVLAGKELEAKS, from the exons ATGAAAATGTGTACAGTTAATTCAAACGTGAGAACACGCAACTTAGAAGGTTGTGATAATTATGGTTCCGATGTAACCTTGGACATACCGCCGGGCGGTCTCTACACAGGCTCTTCGGATTGCATTGTCGACGAAGCGGATGTGAACGAGCAACGAGACTGCTGCTCGGCTACTGGCGATTGGCTGAAGGACACTGCTGCGAATGTGTTTCGCAAAAAGACGCTGTACAAGCGACTGCCCATCTTAGAGTGGTTACCAAAATATGATCGAAATGATATTGTGGGTGATTTGGTGGCCGGTATTACCGTCGGCTTAACTGTGATACCTCAAGGTCTTGCATTTGCAGGCATAACGGGTCTGGAACTGCAA TATGGCTTGTACAGTTGCTTCATGGGCTGTTTCATCTACGTGCTTTTCGGCACCAGCAAAGACGTACCGGTTGGGCCCACGGCCATAGCCGCGCTGCTCACATTCCAAATAGGGCGCGGTGATTTGGTGAAGACGATATTGCTAACGTTTCTAACGGGCATAATTGAGGTGCTGATGGGCTTACTGAAGTTGGGTTTTCTCATTGATTTCGTATCCGGACCGGTTAGTGCGGGCTTTACCAGTGCCGCCTCATTGATCATATTCACCTCGCAGCTGAAGGATTTGCTAGTCGTGAACACAGCCGGCGACACATTGGTGGACATGTGGGTTTCTATTGTCAAGGATTTTCGCAACATTAGCTGGAATGATTCCGCTCTGGGTGTGAGCGCTGTTTTTCTGCTACTCTCCATGCGTGCTATgacttttattgaaattggacCCAAAGAGGGCAAGAAAAGCTGGCAACGTGTACTGCAGAAGACCATCTGGTTGATTGGCACCTCGCGAAATGCCGTGCTGGTTGTTCTGGTGGGAATGCTGGGCTACCATTTACTGCAATCCGGCATCGACATCTTCCGTATGGTGGGTTATGTGCCCAGTGGTTTGCCCGAGTTTAAGGTGCCAGCATTCTCAGCGactacatacacaaatacaacaaGCGGTGAGCTTGTTGAGATGAATGAGAGCTTTTTCGATATGGTTTCCAGTTTGGGCGCTGGTTTGATCGTCATTCCGCTGGTCTCGCTGCTGGAAACAACAGCCCTCATACAGGCGTTTG CTGAAGGCAAACCTTGCGACGCCAACCAAGAGCTCATTGCCATTGGTCTTTGCAATGTGGGCACATCTTTCGCACAGGGCTTCCGCGGTAATGGTCCCTTGGCGCGTGGTGCTGTCTTGAATGCCAGCGGGGTTCGAACACAGATGTCCAATTTATATACGGGCGTTATTGTTATCTTCGCACTACTTTATTTTACGCCTGCCTTCTACTACGTGCCGAAAGCAGCTCTGGCGGCCATCATTGTCTCGGCGACGATTTTCATGTTGCAATATCGCGTAGTCAAGCCGATGTGGCACAGCAAAA GAACCGACCTCATTCCCGGTCTGGGTGCATTCATTGCCTGCATTGTACTACCTATACAGATCGGCATATTGGTCGGCATGACTATTAACGTGATATTCATTTTGTACAGCGCAGCGCGTCCCAAGCTACGAATTGAAACTTTAGAA GCTTCGAATGGCATCAAGTATCTCATGCTTACTCCTGATCGCTGCCTCATCTTCCCATCGGTGGAGTTTGTGCGCAACGTGATCAATAAGCACGGCCGCAAATCGACATTGCCGGTGGTCATCGATTGCACCTACATTTATGGTGCGGACTTCACGGCCGCCAAGGTCGTCTCCATGCTGATCAAAGACTTCGAGACTCGCAACCAAAAGCTCTACTTCTACAATCTGCAAGCGCGTGTAGCGCAGGTGTTCGAGGGCCTCAACAAGGGGCTGATTGTTATCTACGATGCTGAGCATTTGGAAATGGTACTCGCAGGCAAAGAATTGGAAGCGAAGTCCTGA
- the LOC120766189 gene encoding sodium-independent sulfate anion transporter-like: MSSVETAEEFKTRSQVDQPFEAQFNGSTEFILVTDHQTPEKKRNFGEFCATGLKNVFRKKTLYKRLPILNWLPHYNREDAIGDIIAGITVGLTVIPQGLAYSGVAGLPTQYGLYGAFMGCFAYVIFGTCKDSTVGSTAIASLMVFQFAKGVWQRAILLTFLTGIIEILMALFRLSFIIEFVSGPVSAGFTSAIAFIITTSQIKDIIGVKNAKGITFLERWISMINDIGNIRIADTILGCSCVVILMLMRSLGNIKVGPKHNRRWYHILVTKLLWFFGVSRNATLVIVCATASMYMQERGMNYFRLTGYIPGGLPEFRLPPFSIEGTPGNETTGEPAVEAESFFEMVNNMGYGLIIVPLVALMENIAACKALAKGKPIDTAQELIAMGVANVANSFFQGYRANGGLARSAVNKASGVRTPLGNMYIGAIVVFALLYLTDFFYYIPKAALASVIISAVIFQVQYQVIVPMWRSKRTDLIPYFVAFIACLVMPLELGILAAIGVNLMFILYHSARPKVRLETLETQEGLKFLKLTPDRCLIFPSVEFVRNLVLKFGNKTTLPVVIDCTYIYGADYTAAKVISSLIEDFKRRNQKIIFYNLKPNVVQIFDGLNISLTLCYNTDALTQALRENQNGAMSKPPVDNYVEAGNRSSNATLNSTLTIDVASIENPENTTKL; the protein is encoded by the exons ATGTCAAGTGTAGAAACGGCAGAAGAATTCAAAACGCGATCACAAGTCGACCAACCGTTCGAGGCACAATTTAATGGATCCACCGAGTTCATACTTGTCACAGATCATCAAACACCTGAGAAGAAGCGAAACTTTGGAGAGTTCTGTGCAACCGGGTTGAAGAATGTCTTTCGTAAGAAGACACTTTACAAACGACTGCCGATCTTGAATTGGTTGCCACATTACAATCGTGAAGATGCCATCGGTGATATCATTGCAGGCATAACTGTCGGTTTAACGGTCATACCGCAGGGCTTAGCATACTCGGGCGTCGCTGGCTTGCCGACACAG TACGGTCTTTACGGCGCCTTTATGGGTTGCTTTGCCTATGTCATATTCGGCACCTGCAAGGACAGCACAGTCGGTTCGACGGCCATTGCATCACTTATGGTTTTTCAGTTCGCCAAAGGAGTCTGGCAAAGAGCGATCTTGCTCACATTCCTCACCGGCATCATCGAAATACTCATGGCGCTCTTTCGGCTAAGTTTCATAATAGAGTTTGTATCAGGGCCGGTGAGTGCGGGTTTCACAAGCGCCATTGCGTTCATCATAACCACATCacaaataaaagatataattGGTGTTAAAAATGCCAAAGGCATAACATTTTTGGAGCGTTGGATCAGCATGATCAATGACATAGGGAATATACGCATAGCAGATACGATTCTCGGTTGTAGCTGCGTTGTCATCTTGATGTTGATGCGCTCCTTAGGCAATATTAAGGTGGGTCCAAAACATAATCGCCGATGGTATCATATTTTGGTGACCAAGCTATTGTGGTTCTTTGGCGTATCGCGAAATGCAACGCTGGTGATCGTTTGTGCGACAGCAAGCATGTACATGCAGGAGCGGGGTATGAATTATTTCCGGTTGACAGGCTACATACCTGGTGGCTTGCCCGAATTTAGACTACCTCCTTTCTCCATTGAAGGAACGCCGGGTAATGAAACCACCGGTGAGCCAGCAGTAGAAGCTGAGTCTTTCTTTGAGATGGTTAATAATATGGGCTATGGTCTGATCATTGTGCCACTCGTCGCCTTAATGGAGAACATCGCCGCTTGTAAGGCTCTTG CGAAGGGAAAACCTATTGACACAGCCCAAGAGCTGATCGCTATGGGTGTTGCAAACGTGGCCAATTCATTTTTCCAAGGTTATCGGGCCAACGGCGGTCTCGCACGCTCGGCTGTCAATAAAGCCAGTGGCGTACGCACGCCCTTGGGCAATATGTACATCGGCGCCATTGTGGTCTTCGCTCTGCTCTATCTAACTGACTTTTTCTACTACATTCCAAAAGCTGCATTGGCGTCCGTCATTATTTCGGCCGTGATCTTCCAAGTGCAGTACCAAGTGATTGTGCCAATGTGGCGCAGTAAGC GTACGGATTTGATTCCGTATTTCGTCGCCTTCATTGCTTGCTTGGTTATGCCGCTAGAGCTGGGGATTCTCGCGGCAATAGGCGTAAAtcttatgtttattttatatcacTCCGCGCGTCCGAAAGTTCGCTTGGAGACACTTGAG ACGCAAGAAGGCTTGAAATTCCTGAAACTCACACCGGATCGTTGCCTCATCTTTCCATCAGTTGAGTTTGTACGCAACCTGGTGCTGAAGTTCGGCAACAAAACCACATTGCCCGTGGTCATCGATTGCACTTACATCTATGGCGCTGACTACACTGCCGCCAAAGTGATCTCTTCTCTGATCGAAGATTTCAAACGACGTAACcaaaaaattatcttctataatttgaaaccaaatgttgtgCAAATCTTTGATGGTCTGAATATTAGCCTAACATTGTGCTATAACACTGACGCACTGACCCAGGCGCTGAGGGAGAATCAAAATGGCGCCATGTCGAAACCGCCTGTAGACAATTACGTAGAGGCTGGTAATAGAAGTAGCAACGCGACCTTAAACTCCACACTTACCATCGATGTGGCCAGCATTGAGAATCCTGAGAATACAACCAAGTTGTAA